DNA from Elaeis guineensis isolate ETL-2024a chromosome 2, EG11, whole genome shotgun sequence:
GAGATTTAAAAAAATGCAAGACCATCTGTGCCGCTCTCTCTTTCATCCTCTCCGATCATAGAACGGCCACTAGTAGAGAAAATCAGACGAAGAAAGGCCGACAACAGTGGTTAGGGAAAAATGGAGTAGAAGAGGGTTTGGAAACAGCAGCGACGATGGGTAGGTGAAAATGGATTagggttagaaaaaaaaaaagaaatagacgCATAACAGTTCTATGGTTCCTGACgcatagaaagaaaagaaaaactaaaTATATAAGGGCATCCTCATAAAACTTGTATAGAAAGTCATTTTTAAATTAATAGgatgcataaaaattttatagtgatgGCAGCACAAAATTTGTTTTAGGTGTTCCTATGCAGAtggccttataatttttttataagtggactaactacattctatttttttttctttgaatatttttttattcaaattttaaaatatatatatatatatggtttgaTTTTTTGCATTTCTATAACTGAATCAACATGGTTCTTTTTTTatgtttaaataatttttttagcttttttaaattttttttgtttaatttttagtatgagacataaaaattttattttttcatttaagattttttaatgaacataaatttgtaataaaaattatggatcgattaTTTCTTAATCctcttttttatgaaaatttttttataaaaatattttttaaattaactaatcaTGATGCTTATGAAGGAAAAGAATTATAGCTcttctatttattatttaattttttattcttttgatTATGTATTCGGATTAGGAACATcgattaaaaagatatttttcaattttttgatggatatttatagttcataaatatttttataatttaaatatataattattatttaaaataatattttttaataaatattttaaaggtaTCGatgattgaaaaatatttttgactctaTCTCCTGTTTATTAACATCAGTGTAGTGGGGGCATCACGTTACTCATCATTTCTTTTGATTATGTATTCGGATTAGGAACATcggttaaaaatatatttttcaatttttgatagatATTAAtagttcataaatatttttataatttaaatatataattattatttaaaataatatttttaataaatattttaaaaatatcgatgattgaaaaatatttttgactctaTCTCCTGTTTATTAACATCCACGGTGTAGTGGGGGCATCATGTTAGTTTAACATGTGCAAAGATCCCCTTTTTGATCAACTCGTCACGAAACTTCGTTGCAAAAGCTCATTAGCACGCCTTTTGACCGCTACATAATGGGGACAAAGCACCGATCCTTTCCCACCATGATTGTCAAGCATCAATCTGTCAAAACAACCAGTCCTGCATTTTTCCGCAACCCCAAATAAAATTTTATGGGGGTGCCTCATTCCCTTCATTCGTttcccaaaaaaaataataataataaaaaaaaaaaaaacacataagGCCATCGCtagttttcttatattttttttattttatttaattatcaaacaataattttattttttttgaaaaaaaccgATATTCACCTCTATCCATGTCTAAATATATGGGGATATATCATCCAAGATTCAAACTCAAAATCTTTGACCGCCGATCAGAGTAGTATTACAATTTGGACAAGTTATAATCCACTATAATTTTAAGACAtgtttttagtaaaaatttatcatttttaaaaTGCTAGCATATAAAGATTGAAATATTTGCCATTCAGTTTATATAATCGGCATGAGAAAAATGCAATCATTTTTGTCATGTACAATGTTTGCAAGTTTTCCATGTAGGCGGCTCTAGAGATGCAAACAAGTCAAATTGCTTACGAATTACGCTATCTTAACTTGATTCGGTTATGATTAAACTCgaatagatcaaataattttttgagtcAAGTTCGAATAGTAAGATATTCGATTCAAAAGCTCACGAGCCTATTcgagtttatatatatttttaataataatatttttatttataatattatatttatatatatatatatataatatatatattattagtaagtTAGGACTCGATTTCAAGTTcgaatatgattcaattgataTTTGAGTCAAGTCAAATCGATTtcgaattttatctatttttcatagAGTCAAGTTCAAGGCTAAGATATTAAGACTCGattaatttcaaatcaaattttgaactcAAATATTTTGAATCGAGTCAAGCTTCCAACTACTTGACTCAATTATATTCTAGGTGGCTCTTCCAGCAAACTCACACGTCCCTAACCTCTATACTTCTAAGCCTATTAAGCCTATACATATTCCATTGGGCCAAATCCAGTGAAAATTGAGACCAAAGTAGAGTTTATGTAGTACTTATGACCCTGTAAATACAATCCAACAACAATGTTTAAATCAGATGTTATCTTCGAGGTCTCAGaacattttccttttttttcctttatgcAAATTTTGTTCCTTGAGCTATTTTTAAATTGGTATTATTAGGAGGCTTGGGGAGGAGAAAAGGAAACAAAAGCTAGGCAACAGAAACTACAATAGGGCTTCTCACATCATGGGTCCCATCACTCCACGTATACGAACCAGCCACATACTCCCCACTCCGTGCTCCTTTGCTTCCATCTACTTGGAGTTTGATTCTGAAGCTCTTCTCCTCACCTTCTTTGAACTTCAAAATTTTTGGTGAAATTTTCACTGAAACGCCACTGGGCTCCACAATGGAAACATGGTACCGGGCCTTCCATTGGCCCACATTGGTAACAGTCCTATGGACGGTGATGGACCCATTGAGATTGGAGACAGAGACTGATGGATAGTTGAGATCGAACGTGGATGGCGGGCTCTCGGGGCATGGAAAGGTGGGGTCCATCTGAACCCCAATGCTGGAGCACGCGAAGAGGAGGTAGTCTCTGTAGGAGGCCTCGTAGACAAGGCCCGGGTCCGAGGCGTGGGTGGGCCTAAGGTGGCCCGATCCATATTCCAGCGGTCCTGCCACTTCTCCGGCCGCATTTTTTATCAGGCCTTTCTGGGCGTTTCGCACCGTGGCTGGAACAAATGCAGCGAAAGGGAAGTcagcttttaaaaaaaataataataaaaggaaGAGAGTTTGGAGGGCGACACAAGGTAACTGTGTTGGTGTCAAAACTTTGACCAAGGACGATGCTTTCTTGCGTGACGTCACTACCAAGGAAAAATAGCTGACGTAAAAGCAATGATGATGATTGATATTGAGCGCGTGATagcaatttatattatttttataagaaaatgctACCAGACCCAACTCTAAGACCAAAAATATTTCCTTGACCCCTTCTATGGCATGTGAAGTGAAAGGTTTCGTGTTTTGTACCATAAATTCTAATGTGAATTGCATCAATATATCCCATGAATCACGCTGGTCGAATCATGTGACTTGGCATGCCAGTCATGAACAGAAAAGTTTTGATTCCAGGGTTGAGCCTCATAGCATAAGAAAAAGATTTTGATTCTGTACGGTGTATCTCTTATACCGCCACCGCTTCACTCATCTCGAAGATAGACGGTTACTGCTCGTTGCAAGAATTCGAGAGGTTGCACTTGATGCTATACACGGTAGATGTTCCAGATAAGTGAGAGCCATCCGTTTCTAAGATGAATGGTGTGGTAACTATCGAGAGGATCTTGGGTCCATGAAAAATTGCATTATCCACTTTTGGAGTGGTAGAATTGGTGCTTGACTGCTGTATGCTTGTCTAAATTATGCTGGGGTAAACAACTATAGGACCTACTTGACAAGGACAAATGAGTTTTGACCTTTAGCTATCCTCTTCTCCAGGACCCCCTCTTTGCATTCTCCTTCTTTTGAGTAAAACGATGGCACATTCTAGTCCTAAATTAACAACATAACCTGTTTACCGTTTACTGAATCAAATGTTTGATATATTACTTACAAACTTCAATTTCTCAGAAAACTGTAAGCATTTGCCCAATATTAATTTCCAAGTGAATGTTTGTATCTAAAGGTGAATAAAAATCGAACCCGAATCAATCAAATCGGTAAAATCGAACCAAACAGCAggtttggtttggtttaaaattttattcgatttGGTTTGgttgatttttgatatataaaaaataagtttggattgATTCAGATTTGTCGGTAAATAAAATTATTCTCAAATTTAATCGGAccgattttaataaaataatatcattttaattaaaatattatttatgttgaagtattaatatattaaaaaataattctgaaTTTAtggtattatttatcaatttgattttGTATTGATTAGCCTTAAATCCTAAGTGACTTACTTACTGGATTGTTTATCTTTTTTGTAATGTATTGGAGATCTTTGTCTTAATTCTTAATAATGatgtttctttaaaaattttattttattgagtgacaatatcttatgtcaatttaaattattttacttgataaattctCTTGATGATACTCTTATATGAAAAAGAAACAAGTCTTCATGAatgacaaaataataataataataataataataataataataataataatgataatataaaCTAGTAAATCAAACAAAATCAAACCTTTTAAACCATATTGATTTGGTTTGATTTCATTCTTCTATTAATTCAGTTTGGTTCCTAGAAATGTCAAATCATTTAGAACTATTTCAGCTTAAACTTGAGCATGAAACCGGTCCAAATCGGATCATGCTCACCCCTATTTGTATCTATATAACCCTTTCTATGAGACAAAATGTGAAAGAGGTATATATACGTACCAGTGGTCATCATAGCAGATCTAATGGCAGCTGAGCTCCAATGAGGGTGCATGGACTTGAGGAGACTAGCAGTTGCAGAAACGTGGGGGCATGACATTGACGTCCCTGAAAGAAGGTTATACGCAACGCTTCTGTGATCATCTTCAAGCTTTGTAGGTGATGATGATTCACTCCAAGCTGCCAATATGTTCAAACCTGGTGCTGTAATATCCGGCTGCAGAGAATGCATAGTTTTAGTAATTAAAGTTTTAAGTTTGACTATCTGATTGATAATGTTTTCGATGGTACAAAGAGCCGAAGTGTCTAATTACTGCAAATAGCACTGGTAGGTAACAATATGCATCCATTTGTAGCTCTAACTTGAATTTAAACACCATACGTCAGAGAATTTCCAAAACTTCTTCCAGTTGTCTTGAGATTGTTAGTAAGAGGTGATTAGATTCTTAGTGACCATGTTTTCCTTTAGAAAAAGAGTTGGGTATCAAAATTCAAAACCAGTCTAGCTAAAGCAAAGTCGAATAGAAGTGTATTTGATTCATGATTGGAATCGGAATAGATTGAAATGGAAATCGAAATAACTATATTTTCTAGCATGTTTAATTCATCATTGGAATCGGAATCTAAATCGAAATAAGatttgaatattagaaaaaagtctggattgaattttgaattttgaataattgGAGCAAACCCATTCCCTCTCAGAATAGAAATCGAATTCTTTCCAACCAAAAAGCTAAAATGACGGACGCtcattttcatttttatttcagAGTTCAACTTCTTCCAACTAAATGTACCCAGATGCCTGAGCTGCCTAAGAGTTCCATTGATTTAGATAGCAAGGCACAACTATCATGAGGAATGCGAGAGTAACACATAAATCTCTTAACAAATGTTGCACAAAATAAAAAATCGGAAAGTTACGAAGCTTGAGTGCACCTTGAGAATATTTGGCTCAACACGATTTGGTCCCCGGGAGGAGAAGGCCGTCATGACCGGGGCCGGCCTCACGTCCAAAGTAGTCCTGGCCCGGCCTATCGTAGCGCTCGGCTGCCCGGTTGAGTTGATATATTTCAGAATGGTGATGGCATCATCCGACGACACGGCGGACCCCGGCAAGACGTGACAGTCCACAGGGATCTCATTCCCATTAGCCGGAGCATTCCCCAATATAATGGCAGCTCCCCCTGCCCTCTTAACCTCCAATCCCTTGGCCGCCCTCAGACCGCTCCCTCTCAGGCACAGCACTATCTTTCCTCTCACCTTCCTTGCCGAAAGAGAATTCGGAAGACATTGCCTGCAGGTCACCATGCCCAAGATTAAAATTAACCATCTCCAAACTGATGTTCCAAACTTAGAATTAACTCAACGTTGCCAGCAAACTTAAAAATGTCACATACTAATTGTAAGATCTGGTAATGCTAGGAAGCTTAGATTGTACCCGGAGACATTGCTCGGAGTGGCTGGAACTACGGCGTCGCCGGCATAAACTAAGGGATAGGACTCATTGCCCTTCAGTTCATATGGTGTCACAGTTTGACCCTGGCAAATTGTCATATAATGGAAGAATATATGGTACGTCAACAATTCAGCTCATGTTAGTACTAGGCTActaggtggtggtggtggtaccTTTATCGTCATGCCATTGCCGAGCAAGATGGCAGAATCAAAAGCCCGGTCGATGCTGCTGGCAGCGACTGTTATCATCCATGGTGCAAGGTTGGACACCGTGGCCAGCGCCGGCCCGGAATTCCCTCCGCTGCATGACACCACAATGCCGTGCTTGGCCGCATGCAGCGCCCCGATGGCGATCCCATCCTCCGAATACTTTGGCGGCGTGCCCACCGCCCCGATCGAGATGCTGAGGATGTGGACGCCGTCGCCGATGGCGTCGTCGATGGCGGCGAGCATGTCGGCGTCGAAGCACGTGTTCTCGATGTTTGGGTTGGGACCTGGGATTGGCCAGCACACCTTGTAGACGGCGAGGCGGGCGAGCGGGGCGCCGCCGGAGGCAGTCCCACGTGCGAAGCCGCCAAGGGCGGAGACGCGGCGGACCACCCGGCCGGCGACGGTGGAGGCTGTGTGGGTCCCGTGGCCGTCGTTGTCCCGGGGGGAGCGGAAGGCGTATGTTGTGTTGAGAGAGCCATAGTAGGCTTCATAGCCCTTGACGTAGTACCGAGCACCGATCAGCTTCCTGACAAAATTTACATTTTGTGGTGAGCATAacaatatccatatctatttttattaagaaaatatgaatatcgatataaatattaataaaaaaaagtaagaaaattatatctatatttgttcTAATTGCCATGAAATTTACCAGCTAGATAAATTGGTACTTTCTAACTCCGCTTCCTTTAAAGGTTCTTTACTCTCTTCTTTTTTGGGTAAGCTATGCTGTGATGATGAGATTTCTTATGTTAACTCTATTTTAAGGTCACATATATGAACCCCAATGTTTTAATGTATGACAGTTTTTCACTTAAAATGCATCCTAAAATTGTGAAATCTATAAATTTTGTGTCGGATCACAAGTTTTAAAGCCACAGACCCAAGATCTTAGCGAAAAAACaacatccaaaattattttttttttgttgacgaCTTTTTGTCTTTGTTTTATCAGAGAGTCAGAGAAAAAGAACCAAGAAGATTGACGACTTTTTGTCTTTGTTTTATCCGAGAGTCAGAGAAAAAGAACCAAGCAGGGGGGTGCTGTCCATTGCCCGTGGTCGGGGATAAATAGGGAAGTAGGGGACAAGGAAAAAGATGACCGTCCCTACAGTTCCACTTAAAACAAATTCCACCCAGGgcagaataaaaaaattagccCCTAAAACCgtgcggaaaaaaaaaaaaaaggattgatcaatgtatagatttcaaggcactccaatctttttcttccaTGAAGGTCTGGAAGTGAATATCCTACAATCCGGTGGCCGCGATACCCCTAAAATCACCCCGGAACCTTGGTATGCTGATCTACTAGAAATTAACTCGagctttgcttttcttttcttggtTGGGAAGACAAAACCTGAGCCATATATATTGACATTAGAGCATAAAAATTAATATGTGGTTGCAAGGAGCAAActcgagagagaaaaaaatcttgtTTGGATGATGGAAGCTACAACTTATTTACAGATTGGACCAGTACAATCAATAAAATCATAGGATTATATACTAGGCtagatttatatttataaatattcagAAATAGTTTTGGAGTGTGCCGATATAGAGAGCAAAAAAAAATCCCTTTCTTTCTTCATATAAGATTTGAGCCGGCCCACTTCAAAACTATTTCTAAATATTGATGAATATAAGTCTATTCCAATTTATAATTCTATGATCTTATTGACCGTTCCAACCAATAGAATTTTTGGTTCAATCATCTATTTGGATATTCCTATTCAATTGTACAGAAAATTCTATAATAATTGGGCCTGTTAGCTCGTCCATCTTGTATTTTATAAAAGCATGTCCAAATCCAGTGTGAGATCCTAATATTTGGACTGtaggaagaaaggaaaagatccatgaattttttattttaataattcctGTGGGATTCGGACGGGATTTGGACTATGATATTGATCGATACTATATCATGTTTAAATAGATAGCTTACTTTACAAATTATATAGAATCTTCAGTATCACCATATGGAAATATCCAAACAAATCCTGAAGGAGAAATAAAAAGAGCAGAGGATGGACCCTCCAAGCCCAAAGAGGTCACGAGACCTCATGCATGGATTTGTCGGGATTGGCTGGTGATGCGTACTCTAATGAGTCCAATTTAATCATGTTGTGGTGAATAGTTGCGATCAGAAAACAAGCCCTCTTCAATCCCACTCTCTGGTTTCGGTATCTCTTTCCAGTTCTCCAATTCTGGCTCCGTGAAACCTCCCGGCCGGCCAAGGACGAATGGCTTTGTTTGGACGTGGGACAAACGGACAGAGGGCCCCCCAATAGGAGCTCAAAGCCGGACTGCTAGGCCTCCAATAATTGAGATAGCCAGCAGAGCTGCAGAAAAGCTGCGAGGACGTGAAGGTTCGTGGATTTATCTCCACACCTGCTTCTCATGTAGACAAAAACATTGCCATCTTTGTATTTGCCGACCTTTTTCTATTTGTAAGTCAGCGTTCACTTCTTTGGATCTATTTAATCATGTCCTAAGGTCACGGGTGGGAATTCTTGCTTCTTCATTTATTTGACAAAATATTCTCCCTCGTCTATCTAGGACCAGATTATATAAAAAGAACTAACTAAACGGTTATTGTTTGAGATTCTTAGTTTTATTTAAATATTCAGAATTTTCTCAGTTTTAAAAGATAACAAGTTATTATTTGAGATACTTGTGATTTATGCTATTTAAAATTTAAGACCTTTCCAATGTAGGCCTTATACTGCAGTTTTCCTCAACCACATTATAGATCATGGACTCAACGCACATGATATAAGAGTAAGACTATACTTGCGAGTCTCTTTGTGAATTTTGTTGTCACGAGCTTCatcattaagattaaaattactaaaaaatatcatgataaaataatatattgtaTTTATATTATAGACAAAAAAATGGAgaactaataattaattttattaaataagatTAAAATGTAAATATTCTTGAAAAACAAAGGAGAGAACTTCACTTGCTTTATTGAGTGAAAGAAGAGTTAAAAAAAGAGACAGATTTGAAAAAAGAAAGACAATGAGAAGGGAAGATTAAAATTCGGGTATGTTTGATTCACAATCAAAATCGAATCGAAATGGTTTGAAATAAGAATCAGAATAGAAATCAGAATGATCAAATCCTTCAAAATACTTGATTCGTGATCggaattgaaattgaaatgaaaatttgaatccatagaagaaAGTAGAGAATGAATTATGTAGATTGGATCATTCTCATTTCACTCTGAACTCAGAATTGGAATGAAATTTCTTCCAATCAAAcgattggaatgggagtcacctatTCCCATTTCGATTCAAGACCCCCACTCCACCCAACCAAGCACCCCCTAATAAAATTAAGAAGCTTTAGCTTGATAGCTTGGTAAATTGGTAAAATCTTTGGCAATTATATTAAATAACCTGAAATTAAATCTCACTTTCATAAGGAAATGGGAGTTAGAGGTATATGgctttgatgaatttttttttcttttcttttctttttttttggatcctttttaaCTATAAAAAGATGATGTGCGTGGATTGACAATTTTGGCAGCAATCATGCAAATTGGGAACGTCCTATGAGTCGCTTTCTACTACTTTATTCCTTTTCTACTAAATACGAACATGCAAATAAGTAGAGGGCTATTGGGTGTTAAAAGGCCATGTTGGGGCATAGAAGCTCTAATTTAGAGTCTTTTGCATATAACGTCAcatggaaaagagagagagaattcgGCAACCATATTACTAGTGTGTGTGCATAATTTTaagaataatatattaatttatatttttaaatttgtgaATCTCTTTTATTATAAAAGCTtagtattagataaataaaacttCTAACTAAAGAATGTaaattattttagtaaaattcTAAAAAGTATAACTTATTTTCGCACCGATAATAGGTCCATGACACGgcatatttgataattttaaaatttttctaaaatttttctccaattaTGGGGAGAGAAGAACATTCTCTCACCTGTCTGATTAACAGGAATAGAGATGAGGTATTGGTTGCTCCAAGCATCCAGCAGGACATGACTGTATGCAATCAAATTCCATTCCATAAGTTGTCCGTACGTTTATGGTCAAGGAGTGTTGGGTAAAATGGAGCATACAAAAAGTATGCATTTCTAGTCAaaaattgcaagaaaaaaaagaacgaTGCGGAAGGACTCAAAAACTGCGAAAGATGACAACCACTGGCACAAACATGAGCAAATGGATAAAAAATAGACAAGTCGATCCTCATCAACCATTCTGTGtttgcgtgcgtgtgtgtgtgtgagagagagagagagagagagagagagagagactactcACTTGTTGCAGTGGGATGAATTGAAGGCGTCTCCTTCTTCACAGATTCCCTTCCAATGTTTAGGGATGGGTCCCATCCCTTTGTCCCCGAAACTTTCAGACTCTGGCCAAATACCTAGCAATCCCAAGCCACAAAACCTTTATGCTTCTCTTCTCACCCCGTTGTGAGGCTAAGAGACTCATCCACACGTAACAGAGGATAACGACAACCACAAAGaaacaagccaaaaaaaaaaaaaaaaaaccaagatGAGGTTGCCGTGTCTGATCAAAATTATAGGAGGCACAGTATCAAACCAGAATCCACCATGCCGACGATGACATTTTTGCCATACTTCGCTCTGGAGCGCAACCAATTCCTCTCCGAACCTTTCAGTCCCTCTTCATCACCTATGAACTCCCAAGATCTAGTCGTGTGCGGCGACCACCTCCCCTCGCTTCGAAAAGTCGAAACTACTTCACCCATCTCTGTTTTAGCGGTATATATACAACACCAGTACTAATTAAACACATAAAACCAAATTCCAATCCATAATGTCAATCTCCAGATTAAAAAGATGGCGCTAATCTTCCCCTTACCCGAAAGCTTTGTAGCTTCCTCATCGGAGAGCAGTGCAGCAAATCCATTGATGCTATTCTTGTAGCTGTAGAGAAGAGATTCCCGTGCCTCTGCCTCACTAATACATGACACAAAATAGTAGTAATTAACACATCAAAGGGCAAAgccaaaaagtataaaaaaaaagagattggtTAGAAAGAAACGCAACAAGAGACATGGATAcaaggaaaagaaaagatgaaaggaACAACACAGATATAGATAGGAATGCCATCATCATTGGTTACTGATATATATTGGGCATCACTGTGGCACCTATTCTTAACAGAGAGCAGGAGAGAATGGTGGTCCCCGTGGATTTCTTGGGTGGTCTTGGTTCCACTGTGCTCTCCCAAGTACACGATGTAGACCTGCTTCCACAAGGCAAATTAAGGcgctatatttttatatcaagaaTTTTCGCCTGCTCTTTTGCCAGTGTATGCCAACCATAAGACCAGGGGACTGGGAATCCAACTGACCTGGCGTTGATTGTAAGAGAAGGCCGTGAAGAGAAAGGAGAGGATcaagagagggaggagggggaGAGAAAGAAGCACCCTCAACATCATCTTCTCGGGGAGCGAGTAGTCTCGTGGCCGGCCCTGGGCCTTGTTCTGCTGTCCTTTGGGACCTGGTGTTGTTATATAGGCAAGAAGGGAAGGATGGGGACAAGAAAGAATTCGGAATACCAAAGTAGAAAGTAACCGCGAAGGATCCGCGGCTGCCATCCCAGCGGCTCTATTCGATTGTCTTCTCTTCATCTACCAAACGCGAAGCGTATCTTCTATGTGCACGTAAAAATTTAAGGAATAGAACTTTGGTCGTTGGATCTTGTCGACCATCATATTGGATCTCGGCACGATGGTTTTACTCAAGAAGACGCATTTAGAAGGAGGGGTGATTTGACGTATAAGGTGCACTTTTTGGGGAGGGAATGCTTTTGGTGGGATTTTATATGGTCAACTGTAAGGCCATCTCACAAAAATAGAATGCTTTTATAATAAGATTTTAAAAACTGCCATCTTTAGATTCATGGATAGACCTGGAAGCAGACTGATCTTGATTGAGTTTGGATTTTGATCACGCTGGACTCATTTATTGTTTCATTGAACTCCATCAAATGTAATATCAAATCAACCTACATATGGGATGTTCCATCAAAATTACTTCAAGCTTAGGTAAAGCTTAAATCCAActcacttcattttttttttttttttttcagaagaaTCTGTTTCAAGTTTAAACTGaaagttttatttattttaactttttgaaaaatatagcgCACACCTAATGTCAAGTCTGATTGAGCCTAGCCTAACTGAGCCAAGCATTTTTCAATTtgtctcaaaattaattttgagccTTAAAGACCAATTTAAGTttggctcaaaaaaaaaaaaaaaaaaaaaaaatccgagccAAGCTCGATCAAGCTTATATCTGAGCCAACTTCCAGTCTAAATTTGAGATATCGAGATCTATTGCCAGCCTTCTCCACATTTCTTCCATATAGAAACTCATATAAATTGTATTATAATGTTCAAGGTGTATAGCATTTATCCGAGCATTAAATTGGTCAAGGTATTAAAATCTGGCCAATTATCAATGAATAGTTAAGAGACTAATCTATATACACCACCCTAGCATGCTAAATTATTCCTGCCTATTTTTGGGAACAAATTATTACTGCCTGTAACTGCAAGCACTCAGTTCATATTGGCTTGAGCATGATCTGAGCTTGGCtgctactaaaaaaaattaattacctTTCAAGTCAAATCTCAAGAACTTGCAAAACCAGATACCTAGTTTCATCCATAAAAAATCTGATATTCTAAATTTTAACTATTTACTCCACCAAGGTTCGAGCTTGCTAAACTGGTAAAGTCTTTTAAAACTAGCAGGTCTAAATCCTAGATTCATAAAGAGCCCCAGCACTCGGATCTGAATCCTGTACTCATTTTAAGAGCCCCACCACTTACATAAGAGATTTTTAGGCATGTTTTATTTTGGACA
Protein-coding regions in this window:
- the LOC105041100 gene encoding subtilisin-like protease SBT5.6 isoform X2, with amino-acid sequence MKRRQSNRAAGMAAADPSRLLSTLVFRILSCPHPSLLAYITTPGPKGQQNKAQGRPRDYSLPEKMMLRVLLSLPLLPLLILSFLFTAFSYNQRQVYIVYLGEHSGTKTTQEIHGDHHSLLLSVKNSEAEARESLLYSYKNSINGFAALLSDEEATKLSEMGEVVSTFRSEGRWSPHTTRSWEFIGDEEGLKGSERNWLRSRAKYGKNVIVGMVDSGIWPESESFGDKGMGPIPKHWKGICEEGDAFNSSHCNKKLIGARYYVKGYEAYYGSLNTTYAFRSPRDNDGHGTHTASTVAGRVVRRVSALGGFARGTASGGAPLARLAVYKVCWPIPGPNPNIENTCFDADMLAAIDDAIGDGVHILSISIGAVGTPPKYSEDGIAIGALHAAKHGIVVSCSGGNSGPALATVSNLAPWMITVAASSIDRAFDSAILLGNGMTIKGQTVTPYELKGNESYPLVYAGDAVVPATPSNVSGQCLPNSLSARKVRGKIVLCLRGSGLRAAKGLEVKRAGGAAIILGNAPANGNEIPVDCHVLPGSAVSSDDAITILKYINSTGQPSATIGRARTTLDVRPAPVMTAFSSRGPNRVEPNILKPDITAPGLNILAAWSESSSPTKLEDDHRSVAYNLLSGTSMSCPHVSATASLLKSMHPHWSSAAIRSAMMTTATVRNAQKGLIKNAAGEVAGPLEYGSGHLRPTHASDPGLVYEASYRDYLLFACSSIGVQMDPTFPCPESPPSTFDLNYPSVSVSNLNGSITVHRTVTNVGQWKARYHVSIVEPSGVSVKISPKILKFKEGEEKSFRIKLQVDGSKGARSGEYVAGSYTWSDGTHDVRSPIVVSVA
- the LOC105041100 gene encoding subtilisin-like protease SBT5.6 isoform X1, whose translation is MKRRQSNRAAGMAAADPSRLLSTLVFRILSCPHPSLLAYITTPGPKGQQNKAQGRPRDYSLPEKMMLRVLLSLPLLPLLILSFLFTAFSYNQRQVYIVYLGEHSGTKTTQEIHGDHHSLLLSVKNRCHSDAQYISVTNDDGIPIYILRQRHGNLFSTATRIASMDLLHCSPMRKLQSFRYWCCIYTAKTEMGEVVSTFRSEGRWSPHTTRSWEFIGDEEGLKGSERNWLRSRAKYGKNVIVGMVDSGIWPESESFGDKGMGPIPKHWKGICEEGDAFNSSHCNKKLIGARYYVKGYEAYYGSLNTTYAFRSPRDNDGHGTHTASTVAGRVVRRVSALGGFARGTASGGAPLARLAVYKVCWPIPGPNPNIENTCFDADMLAAIDDAIGDGVHILSISIGAVGTPPKYSEDGIAIGALHAAKHGIVVSCSGGNSGPALATVSNLAPWMITVAASSIDRAFDSAILLGNGMTIKGQTVTPYELKGNESYPLVYAGDAVVPATPSNVSGQCLPNSLSARKVRGKIVLCLRGSGLRAAKGLEVKRAGGAAIILGNAPANGNEIPVDCHVLPGSAVSSDDAITILKYINSTGQPSATIGRARTTLDVRPAPVMTAFSSRGPNRVEPNILKPDITAPGLNILAAWSESSSPTKLEDDHRSVAYNLLSGTSMSCPHVSATASLLKSMHPHWSSAAIRSAMMTTATVRNAQKGLIKNAAGEVAGPLEYGSGHLRPTHASDPGLVYEASYRDYLLFACSSIGVQMDPTFPCPESPPSTFDLNYPSVSVSNLNGSITVHRTVTNVGQWKARYHVSIVEPSGVSVKISPKILKFKEGEEKSFRIKLQVDGSKGARSGEYVAGSYTWSDGTHDVRSPIVVSVA